One Trichormus variabilis 0441 genomic window, GAAACTAGGGGTAGCAGACGTAATAATATGAGTAAATATGTTAAGAGAACAGCCGAAAGCGTACTAATTTGATCAGCGAAAAAAGTTTTACTTAACAGCACAATTATCAGCAAAGATGTAACTCCCAAAAACTCACTTAAGGGAGTGATGGCGTTGGAGTTCATCTGAGCTTTAAAGTCTGCCAATTCGCGCTCACGGATTAGCCGTTTAATTCTATTAAATTCTTTTCTTTCATTCGCTGTGGTCTTGACAAGACGAATGCCATTGAGAGTTTCTAGCACAGCAATGGAGTAGGCTTTCGACATTTCACTTAATATCTTGCCAAACTTGCGAGAACGGCTAATTGCAAATTGATTGACTAAGGTTACCAGCGACAGCAAGATTGCCGCCATGATAGTTAATTGCCAAGATATTGATAGTAATAGACAGATAAAAACAGAAATTGTAATACTGAGAATAACTAATTTGATGATATTGCCTACATAACTAGCGGCACGGCCAATTTCACCTCCCAAACGATTGATTAAGTCACCAACTTTGGTTTTGGCGTAATAATCTATATCAATATTGAGTAATAAATCGATGCCTGCCTCTCGCATATCCGCAGTCAGTCTGCGAGTTAGAGAACTTGATGATAGTGTGCTGGTATATGTGGCTAAATTTTTTAAGGCAATTGTCAAGATGATTGCTCCCGCCATTGCGGCAATCCGATAATTTTCTGGCACATTATCGAATGGGGTCATAATGGCTTTGAGCAAACCCGGAGCGCCTTTCAAGTCTACTGGTTGTCCTACTATTCGTAAAATTACTGGTACAATCAGTGCTGTACTAATCCCATTAAATAAAGCTCCAGAAAATCCTAATATTATCGTCAGTAGAATTAATCCTGGGTAGGGTTTCGCAAATTTTAGTAAGATGCGTCTGGTAAGCATTTAGTTTATGAGGGTAACACTAGAGTCATTTTTAACATAAAGTATCCAGGCATTCATTAATTTCTCCTTTTATTTGCCAGCAATATCTATTTATACTTACAAATTAGCAATAACCGACTGTAGAGTAGTTGCCATAGCAGATATACTGTACTTTTCTATACATCTTATTCTAGCTTGGCGACCGCGATCGCTCGCTCCATCCAAATCTGCAAATATCAACTTAATTTGCGTTGCTATTTCCTCAGGACAAGCCGGTTCAACTAAATAAGCCGTTTCCCCAACGATTTCGGGAATATCCCCCACTCTTGTGGCTAGAATTGGCTTGGCCATGGCCATCCCATCAGTTAGTTTCAAGGGAAACTGCGCTAAAGCTGCTGGTGTATTTCTTTGGGGAACAACAATAATGTGAGCAGCAGCTACAATTTTGGGCATTTCCGTTGGTGGAGATTTTGGTAACTGGATAATCCAACGTCCCCATTTTTCCCTCAGTTGAGCATCATAGTCATCATAAGGGCTACCACCAACAATCACTAGTCTCAAATCAGGCTCATTAAGAATGTCTAACGCCATTAAGACATCTTCCACACCTTTATATGGTCTGGGTGCGCCAGGAAACATTAAAATTCTGTATTCGGATAACCCATAACAAGCTCGGCTTTCTTCTGCGTTGTAGTTAATAGGATTAAATAAATCAGTATCTTTACCATTAGGTATATATACACCACCGAAGCGTTCTTGTAAAAATTTGGTATGAATAGTAACTACATTAGCTTTTGGCGCAATTCCTTCCACCAATTTTAAATACAAAGGATGATCAGGATTGCGTAATGCTCCATCCGGCTTAAAAATATCTCGATAAAGTTGTTTTAATGAAGGGCGATACTGCCAGTTTTCTCCACCGTGCCAACCTAATTCCCAATCATCTATATCTAGAATTACTGGCTGACGAGTACTGATTTTTTTCCATAAAGATAGACCTAATGTTGTAGGTTTAGGTCGCATCGCATAAATAATATCACCATCAATTCTCTTCAAGAGTTGATTGGCTGAAACTAAAAATTTTGGATAGTTATAGCCTATGAATTGATTAATCTGAATTTCTGATTGGGGAAACACTGCTGCTTCGCCAAAGACAAATCCTAAAATTTCAACTTGATAGTTTAGCTTTTGTAGGGCTTGAGCTAAAAGAAAAGAACGTACAGAACCGCCTCCCCATCTTCCTGCTCCAGCACTGGATAAGTCGCTGACAACTATGGAAACTTTTAGCTTGGATTTGTTAGCCTGTAGATTCACGATGCAATTTTGTTGTGATAATTTAACTAAGTCCTGATACTAATGATAAGTCTTGGTCTGGGATTTATACTTTATGTTTGAAATATATCTAGGGTAGGCAATACTCATCAAGATAATCATAATAGGGAAACATAGCCTACCCTTATGAAGATACTACTAATAAATTTTTATACTACCAGTTAATTAGCTTTAATTGCCCTGTCTGAATATGGTCAAAAATCCGATTAATTTGGCGGCGTTCTTGTTCATCAATATCATGATGATTAAAAACGGCAGATGTTAGCAAAGCATGGTCTTGGGGACTCATTTTACCGGAACGTAAGATTCTATCTACGATTTGCTTAACTGTAGTTTCTGTTTGACTATAAACACTGGTGTAAGTGTATCTGTAGTCAGTAGTCATATATTCTCCTATAGTGGTGAATTTATCTGGAAATGAGACTCTACTCCTCTGGCTAAAAAGTAGATACGTAGAAAATATTGCAACTTCATCAAAACTTATAATTAAAGATAGAAGTTAATATCTGTATATTTATAGATTTTCGGCATTTTGGGAGCAAAAAAGAACACATTTAATCTAACTTTACATTTATACTTCCTCCCAGAGAATTATCACTGATAAATAATGAGTATATTTATAATTTCCGATTACACTTCCAGTGTAATTACGGTTGTATAATATCATGGTTTATAAAAAGTGAAACAGCAAAAATAAAATCCTGGTATTTTATATGGCTTGTCTCAAGCTTAAGTTAATGACCAGAATTAGCGATCGCTAATAGACTAAAAATATTGACTGGCTACGGAGATAAAGATTATGCAGGTGATTCGTTTGGCCGCACTTTCAGACAATTACATCTTCTTATTACACGACAGCCAAAAAAATATCGCCGCCGTTGTTGACCCAGCAGAAGCCGAGCCAGTACTTAAGCAACTTGCACAGCTAAACGCAGAATTAGTGGCAATTTTTAACACACACCACCACAATGATCATGTAGGTGGCAACCAGCAATTAATCCAAAACTTTCCCCAACTAAAAGTTTATGGTGGCGCTGAAGATAAAGGCAGAATCCCTGGACAACAGGTATTTTTACAACCAGGCGATCGCGTCCAATTTACTGATAGAGTAGCTGAAGTTATCTTTGTACCAGGACATACCCGCGCTCACATCGCTTACTACTTCCCTCCTCAAACAGCCGATACACCAGGAGAATTATTCTGCGGAGATACTCTGTTTGCTGGTGGTTGCGGTCGTTTATTTGAAGGTACACCAGCGCAAATGGTGGAATCTTTAACTAAGCTGCGTTCCTTACCAGAAAATACCCGTGTCTGGTGCGCTCATGAATACACCTTAAAAAATTTACAATTTGCACTCAGTGTAGATAGTGAGAACACTGAATTACAAAAACGCTTTGACGAAGTTAAGACAAAGCGCAGTCAAGGAATAGCCACAGTCCCTTCCTTATTGGGAGTAGAAAAGCTCACCAATCCCTTTTTACGTTGGGAACAACCCTCATTACAGTCAGCAGTTAACAGTAATGACCCTGTACAAACCTTTGCCCGCATTCGCGGATTAAAGGATAAGTTTTAGTGATTGGTAATTGGTTGAAAGTTGTTCTCTTCCGCTCCTCTGCTTCCTCAATCCCTAGTCCGGCTAAAAAATTTATAGCAAACAGTTGCGATCGCCCCCGGCAGTTCGCTAGGATCTGTAAGCTTTAGGGTATAGAAATGCTGGGAATAAGGCTACACTAACGTGAGCGCTCCTGCTGCAACCCAAGTTAATGAGATTTTACAGGAAAAATAGAAAACATGGTGAAACGCGTACAATTAGTTTTAACTAAGGATGTCAGCAAGCTAGGCAGATCCGGCGACTTAGTAGACGTAGCTCCTGGTTATGCTCGGAATTATTTAATTCCTCAGAGTTTAGCAACTCATGCTACCCCTGGTATTCTCAAGCAAGTAGAACGCCGCCGTGAACAAGAACGGCAACGTCAATTAGAACTCAGACAACAAGCATTAGAGCAGAAAGAAGCTTTAGAAAAAGTTGGCAGCTTAAAAATTGCCAAGCAAGTTGGTGAAAACGAAGCGATTTTTGGTACAGTTACCAGCCAAGATGTTGCAGACGCTATCCAAGCAGCTACCAGTCAAGAAGTAGACCGCCGTGGTATTACCATTCCTGACATTGGCAAACTGGGTACTTACAAAGCCGAAATTAAGCTATTCTCTGACGTTACAGCACAAATTGATATTGAAGTTGTAGCAAGCTAAAGGAAACAGGGGAGCAGAGGAGCAGGGGAACAGGGGAGCAGAGGAGACTTAAACTTACTACACCCTGACATCCCTACACCCTGGCACCCCCATACCCTGGCACCCCCATACCTTGACACCCCTATGGCTGAAGAATTGAGCTTTCAAGGCGACGGTAGTAACCGCCTTCCACCCCAAAACATCGAGGCAGAAGAAGCAATTTTAGGGGGCATTCTACTAGATCCAGAAGCGATTGGTCGAGTAAGCGAAGTCCTGATTACCGAAGCTTTTTATATTAGCGCCCACAGGGATATCTATCAAGCCGCATTGCGTCTCCACGGCCAAGGTAAACCCACAGATTTGCTGTCAGTCACAAGTTGGCTCACTGATAATGACTTACTGACCCGCATAGGTGGTAGAAACAAATTAGCCACCTTGGTAGACCGCACAGTCTCAGCTGTGAATATCGATGCCTTAGCAGGGTTAGTGATGGAAAAATACCTGCGACGGCAATTAATTAAAGCTGGCAATGAAATTGTCCATCTCGGTTACGAGACAGAAAAAGAATTACCCATAGTACTAGACCAAGCAGAACAGAAAGTTTTTGGCGTTACTCAAGAACGACCCCAATCAGGCTTAGTTCACATCGCAGACACCCTAATTAATAACTTCCAAGAAATTGAGGAGCGCAATCAAGGCATTGCTTTACCTGGTATTCCCTGCGGCTTTTATGATTTAGATGCGATGACTAGTGGCTTTCAGCGTTCTGATTTAATCATCGTCGCTGGCAGGCCATCAATGGGGAAAACAGCATTTTGTTTGAACCTAGCTAATAATATCGCTGCTTCCATGAAGCTACCTGTTGCTGTTTTCAGTTTAGAAATGTCGAAAGAGCAGCTGGTACAACGTCTACTGGCTAGTGAAGCCCAAATCGAAAGTGGCTATCTGCGGAGTGGTCGCCTCAGTCAAACACAATGGGAACCATTAAGCCGGGCGATTAGTATGCTGTCTGAAATGCCCATTTTTATTGATGACACGCCGAATATTACCGTCACCCAAATGCGCTCTCAAGCTAGAAGATTACAAGCCGAACAAGGTGTAGAACTGGGTTTGATAGTGATAGATTACCTGCAATTAATGGAAGGAGGCGGAGATAATCGCGTCCAAGAGTTATCTAAAATTACCCGTTCTCTCAAAGGTTTAGCTAGAGAATTATCCGTACCTGTAATAGCTCTGTCTCAGCTAAGTCGTGGCGTAGAAGCACGCACCAACAAGCGTCCTATGTTGTCTGATTTACGTGAAAGCGGCTCCATTGAGCAGGATGCGGATTTAGTTATTATGTTATACCGTGATGATTACTATAACAGCGACACCCCCGATCGCGGCCTAGCGGAAGTAATTATAGCGAAACATCGCAACGGCCCAACAGGTACAGTAAAACTCCTATTTGACCCACAGTTTACCAAATTTAAAAACTTAGCCAGATCGGGCTATTAAATGATGATGAATACAGTCAACAGTCAACAGTCATGAGTTTTTACCTTTGACTGTGGACTATTGACTATGGACTATTCCCCTACTTCACTTCCAACAATTCCACATCAAATAGTAGGGTTGAGTAAGGTGGAATCACCCCACCAGCACCACGAGCGCCATAACCCAATTCTGAGGGGATGATTAATTGACGACGACCACCTACTTTCATGGTGCTAAGTCCTTCATCCCAACCTTTAATGACTTGTCCAACACCGATGGTAAAGCTGAAGGGACGATTGCGATCGCGTGAGCTATCAAACTTGGTACCATCTTCTAAAGTACCAGTGTAGTGAACTACGACGGTTTGTCCACTTTTGGGAGTCGCGCCAGTTCCCTCTTCTATTTCCACATATTTGAGACCAGAATCGGTAGTGACAGTCGGCTTAGAGGCATCAGACATAATATTGCTCTTGATTGGAGTATTGTTTTCAGTAACGCTAATGGTGGCTAGTGGAGTTTGCGGTAAATTAGCAGCAATAGCAGAGTCCTGTTTATTCCCTACTTGTGCCAACACCAAAACCACAACACAAACCAGCATCAAACCTATGCTGAGTAAAATTGCTTTCAAAATTAGCCCTCCCCACTGAGGTAGTTTGGCAATGAAAATTACCAACAGGACACAATTAGTTTAAATCAGAAGCACATCCTAACGCCAAAGCTTATTTTCTAAATCGCGCACTTGACGTTCTAAACGGTCAATTCTTCCCCGCAATTCATCCACTTCAGACTGACGCGCTACCCCTAAATCCTGCATCATATTTCGCATTTGTCGTTGCATTTGGGCATCCCATGTCCCCTGCTCGGTCTTTAACTGCTGTACAATGTCATCCATAACAGCTTTAGCTTGCTCTGGATTGAGCTTACCGTCTTTGACCAATTCATCACTAACCTCCTTGAGTTTTTCTGCCACCAAAGAAGTTGTACCAATACCAAGCATCATTATTTGTTGCAACCAGTTGTTGCTGTCCATACTCTTTCCCTATTCCTTATTTCAAACCAGCCGACCCTTGCTCCTGAGTGTATGCAATCAAGCTATGCTGGAAGCGTAGTTATTCTAGCCTACAGTTCTATTTTGGCAGATTGGCAAACACAAGGGATGAATGGGTGTGGTTATAGAATTTCTGAGGTTTAAAGTTGAAGCTAGCCTGCGAGAGAGTTATATCCACAAGGATGCAGAGATTTGGACAACAGCATTGGCCAAGTATCCAGGGTTTTTAGGTAAAGAAGTTTGGACAAATCCCCTAGAATCCACAGAAGTGATTTTTATCATTTATTGGGAAACTAAAGAACACTGGAAAACCATACCAGCAGCAGATTTAGAGGCTATTGAGCAAAGGTTTAAGCAAGCTGTGGGAGATATCTATGAGTTAGTGGAATTTAGGGAGTATCAAGTACGGAAATTTCTCCATAACTAGCAATTGCCCCACAGCGCCAGAAATCAGCAACTAAGCAGACATAATATTATGTCTAGTATTTTTGACTTTACTAGCATAAATGATGAATTTGTGTTGTACATTTCATCTACAATATGTATACCCAATCTGCCTAAAATCCTACCCAGACAATCTAGAGCAATCCTCCATGCACAATAAATTAACTAACGCAAATATTGAAAATTATCACGTTCTCTTAACTCCAAACGAAGTAAAAGAAAAATTACCGTTAACAGAAACTGCGGCAGAAATAGTTTTACAGTTTAGATGTGAAATAGAGAAAATATTAGATTTTCAAGATAGACGCAAATTTATAGTAGTTGGGCCTTGTTCTATTCATGACCCTAATGCAGCATTGGAATACGCCCATAAGTTAAAAAAATTAGCCGAACGCGTCCAGGATAAACTACTGTTAATTATGCGGGTTTATTTTGAAAAGCCCCGCACAACTGTAGGCTGGAAAGGATTAATTAATGATCCAGAAATGGATGATTCTTTTCTGGTGGAAAATGGCTTATTACTAGCCAGAGATTTACTCATCAAGTTAACAGAGTTAGGGCTACCCACCGCTACAGAGGCTCTAGACCCTATTGTACCGCAATATATTGGTGAATTGATCACATGGGCGGCGATCGGCGCACGCACAACGGAATCCCAAACTCACAGGGAAATGGCTAGCGGTCTCTCTATGCCTGTGGGTTTCAAAAATGGCACTGATGGTAATATTCAAGTAGCTTTAAATGCTTTACATTCTGCCAGAATGCCGCATAATTTTTTGGGCATTAATCCTGACGGACAGGTAAGTGTATTTGAAACGAAAGGTAATGCCTACGGTCATGTTATTTTGCGTGGAGGAAATCAACCTAATTTTGATTCTGAAAGTGTTAGACAAGTAGAAGAAAAATTAAAGCAGGCTAAATTACCTCCAAGAATTGTCATTGATTGTAGTCATGGTAATACTAATAAAAATTACAGGCTACAATCTGATGTTTTAGAAAACGTTGTGCAACAGATAGTTGATGGTAATACATCGATTGTAGGGATGATGCTGGAATCAAATTTATATGAAGGGAATCAACCCATTAACTGCAAACGGGAAGAATTGAAATATGGGGTTTCTGTAACTGACCCCTGTATCGGTTGGGAGCAAACGGAAAAAATTATCTTGGCTGCTTACGAAAAACTTAATTGAGGGACTTCCAGATAAAAACAATAGCCAAAATGTAGTGTGCGTCAGTATGAATAATTTATGAGTATAGTTAGGTTCTATGGCACTGACGCACCCTACTAAACCATAAATTTCGGATAATTTATTTTTTGTTGTTCCTTGTTGTAATTTTGTGGAGACGTTGCAATGCAACGTCTCTATGGTGTTTTTAGAGGATGGAGCCAATTTCTTTGAGATAAACCCGTGTGAATGGTTCATCTTCGCCTAATGTGTAGTCTTCTATTAGTCCTTTGCGCCGAATGGAAACATCTTTTTCTTTTTTAATAACAACAGTAGAACCGTCGAACACATCCCGCGCTAACATCATTTCTGTTTCGCTGGGATTATCTAAAACTACCAAATTACTCCCTTGATAAAACATTCCGTCTTCTTCTAGGGTATCCTCCGGATATTCAGCAATTAATAAATCGAGTTTGGGATGACGTAGCAAACTTTGGATGTTGCTATTGTAATCGTCGCGTAGTACCTTTTGCGATCGGTTGACAAAAACGGCATCACGACAAACAGCGCCTATTGTCCATTCTGGATGTTGCAACAAAATGTGGTCAATTGTGGTTTGCAATTCCTCCACGGAGATTTTATTAAAGGTCATAATTGGGATTCTGGCATCTAAACCAGATTTAAAAAAGGTTTCTAAAATGTGAGAAGGTACGTCAACGCTTTCACCTACGGCTGGGTTAAGGTGCATCATTACACCTGGTGCGGCGTTGATTTCGATGATGGCAAAATTACCAGCTTTCCAAGATTCAGAAAGGTCTTCAGTTATGACATCAATTCCCAGACAAGTCAAACGGAAATATTGAGCAATATCTTGCGCCAAGATGATGTTGTCGTCATGGATAGTATGAGTAGCATTGATACTCATCCCTCCGGCTGAAAGATTAGCAACTTTCCGTAAGTGAACAGTTTCACCTTTGTCCAGTACTGTTTTTAATGACAAGCGCTGTTCTTCTAAGTAGTGTTCCATTGCGTCATCAACGATAATCTTACTCATCGGTGAAGTTGGACTATCTAAACGCGCTGCTTTGCGGTTTTCTTTCTGAATTAATTCCCAAATTGTTGAGTCACCATCACCAACTACCGATGCAGGATGACGTTCTGTAGCGGCTACAAATCGACCATTAACACATAGCAAGCGAAAATCTTTGCCTTTGATGCTTTTTTCGACAATTATCCGTGCGGGTTCGTTTTCAGGAATCGCTTCCAATGCTCTATCATAAGCAACTTCAAGTTCGTCTACATCTTTGATATCTGCGGTGACACCAATTCCCTTGTGACCTACTACCGGCTTGACTGCTACTGGATAGCCGATGTCTTTGGCTACTTGTCGCGCTTCTTTTTGCGAATAGACGATTTCACCTTGTGGTACTGGAAAACCCAATGTGTGGAGAAAAGCTTTGCAGTCATCTTTCCGAGTGGTGAAGTCAGAATCAATATGGCTGTCGCAATTAAAGGTTGTGGCTACACCCCGGATATGTTTTTTTCCCCAGCCGTATTGCATTAATCCTTCGTCCCACAGATAAAAGGTGGGAATACCTTTTTCGTAGGCTGTTCGCAATAAGGCGTAAACTGTGGGACCTCCGTATACAGATTGGCGAAACCGATTTTGCAAGGTGACAAGCTGGTCATCCCAGAAAAAATCATCATCTTGGTTAATGGCTTCAAACCAGTCCCAAACTAGGTAAACTACTGATCTGATTGTGCGTTCGTGCAGTGCTTGAACAGCAATTTTTGTATATTTACTGTGCGGTTTCACACTCCAGCGATGGAAGTGTAAATTCATGTCTAGCTTGCCCACTTCTGACACAGTTTGGGCAAATAAGTGGGCATAAGATTCGTAGTTTTGCTCTCGTAGATGAGGATAGCGATCGCCTACTCTAGTAATATAATCTTCGATAGGTAAAGGCTTTCTATTTTCTACTACAGCAAAATCAAACACTAACGCCCCTGTATCTAAATAAGGATTTGAACCAACATAATACCGACAATTGAAGATATCAAATACATCTGTCTTTCTGGCATTAATGCGGACTAAATCGGTGCTTGTTTCCTGAACCATTGATGCTAAACCTCTGGCTAAACACCTAATAAATGTAACGTTTAATTTCCCGTAAGGAGTCTTAATAATTTAAGATTATCTTACATAATAATTTTGAAATTTTTAAATCTACAGTTGTTCTGGCTGAATCTAACTTTAATTATAGGTTTCTGCACCTATCCCAAGACATAATTAAATTAATACCTGGCTCAGTATATAGTCGTTCCATAGGACGAGTATTTGATTTATAAAATACACCTAGAAATATAGGTAGGGTGGGCAATACCCACCACAACTATCATACGGTGGGCATTGCTCACCCTACAGATACTTAGATATTTTGAATAATCAAATTTGACTCCTATATGCGATTTATAAATGGTAGAGGGAGGTAATAAGTAATTAATGGGTGATTAGCTATTGGTTGATTAAGCATGAAAAAATACCTATCAATTACAAAAAATATAACTTTTGAAGGGTGTAATATCCTCAGAAAGTTTGTAAAAAGGAAGGGATGGTTACGCGAGACAATCAAGATATGAATAGCACACAAGCTGATCTAAGGGATGAAGTTAGACAACTTGCAGAGGAAGCTTTTCACCTAAAACTGATATCTGGACACGGAGACGGGCCAGATATAGAAGAGTATCAAATTGTCTACCAAGGTAAACCCAGACATTTGCCATTGGAACAAGCAAGATTGTTTCTCACAAACTTACTCTACAGAAATCGTATTCACTAAAAGTCTTTAATTAAATATCAATTTGCACAAATTTTCACTCATCGTTGACAGATTTTTAAACCAATAAACCACTTTAGTAGCATCACTTTACTAAACTGCTAGTGAGATATACTATCCCCAAATTTCAGAGAAAATGGGGATAGTATACCTGGCTTTTACTTAGATTTAAATTCTCACATAATAGAAATATAATTTTCTGACAACCAGAATTTAGGTAATAGTTCATAAGAGATAATTAAGTTATTTTTTGAATTGCTTTAATCAGTCCTATGGGCGATTTTATACATATAAATGTCATGCTTTATTGATATTACATAAATAAATCTATGGTTGGAGATATTATGACTGCAAGTGAAAACAAAAGGCAGTTGGTAATTATTGGTGGTGCAGAAGATAAAGATGGTGACTCGCAAATACTGCGGGAGTTTGTGCGCCGTTCTGGTGGTACAAAAGCTCACATTGTCATCATGACGGCGGCGACAGAACTACCCAGGGATGTGGGAGAGAATTACATTAGAGTGTTTGAACGTCTAGGTGCGGAAAAAGTTCGGATAATTGATACAGAAACCCGTGAAGATGCGTCTTCATCAACTGCACTGGAAGCGATCGCCAAAGCAACTGGTATATTCTTCACTGGGGGAGATCAAGCCCGGATTACCAGCATCATCAAAGATACCGAAATTGATGCAGCAATTCACAAGCGCTTCTCTGAAGGTATCGTTGTTGGTGGCACAAGTGCCGGTGCGGCAGTCATGCCAGATAAAATGATTGTGGAAGGTGACTCAGAAACCAATCCTCGCTTAGAAATTGTAGAAATGGGGCCAGGTTTGGGTTTTCTTCCTGGGGTAGTCATTGACCAGCATTTTTCTGAACGCGGACGCTTGGGACGCTTAATTACAGCATTGATTAGAGAACCAGCCGTACTAGGGTTTGGGATTGACGAGAATACTGCTATGGTTGTGACCGACAGCCAGATTGAAATCATTGGCCAAGGTTCAGTCACAATTGTGGATGAGTCAGAGTCTACATACAACAATATGGATGAAATCCTCAGGGATGAAGCTTTAGCAATTTGTGGCGCAAAACTACACATTTTGCCACATGGCTACAAATTTGATCTGAAAACTCGCAAGCCTATTTTAACTAATGGTGCGGCGGCGGATGCTTCTGTACCAGTTGGTTCGGCAACTATTTCTGCGGCTGTTTAACTAGCCATTATCAGCTACGCCCATTAAGACAGATGAAATAGGGGTTAGGGAAGAATCAATTCCAGATCAAAGCATCTCTTTCCCCTATCCCCATTACCTAATTCACCACTTGACTACCATGACTGCGAGGATCGTCTTGACTACCGATAGGTGCAACTGGTGTAGAGACTTGAGAAACTTGTCCACTAGTTTGAGCATGGGGTAAAGCGGAACCAGTCACCAAGGCTTCTAAATTACTTGCCATAATTGTATGGGGTTGATCGCCGATCGCCTGGGCTAGACTTTCCCCCTCTTTGTTTAAAAATACAAAGTGAGGAATACCGTCTACTCGATATTTCAGCATCTCCGGCAACCACTTGGTATTATCTACATTGAGCATGACAAAATTCACCTTGTCAGCATACTGTTGTTCAAATTCTGCAATATCTGGAGCCATTTTTTGACAAACAGTACACCAGTTAGCGTAAAATTCCACCAT contains:
- a CDS encoding acetate--CoA ligase family protein → MVQETSTDLVRINARKTDVFDIFNCRYYVGSNPYLDTGALVFDFAVVENRKPLPIEDYITRVGDRYPHLREQNYESYAHLFAQTVSEVGKLDMNLHFHRWSVKPHSKYTKIAVQALHERTIRSVVYLVWDWFEAINQDDDFFWDDQLVTLQNRFRQSVYGGPTVYALLRTAYEKGIPTFYLWDEGLMQYGWGKKHIRGVATTFNCDSHIDSDFTTRKDDCKAFLHTLGFPVPQGEIVYSQKEARQVAKDIGYPVAVKPVVGHKGIGVTADIKDVDELEVAYDRALEAIPENEPARIIVEKSIKGKDFRLLCVNGRFVAATERHPASVVGDGDSTIWELIQKENRKAARLDSPTSPMSKIIVDDAMEHYLEEQRLSLKTVLDKGETVHLRKVANLSAGGMSINATHTIHDDNIILAQDIAQYFRLTCLGIDVITEDLSESWKAGNFAIIEINAAPGVMMHLNPAVGESVDVPSHILETFFKSGLDARIPIMTFNKISVEELQTTIDHILLQHPEWTIGAVCRDAVFVNRSQKVLRDDYNSNIQSLLRHPKLDLLIAEYPEDTLEEDGMFYQGSNLVVLDNPSETEMMLARDVFDGSTVVIKKEKDVSIRRKGLIEDYTLGEDEPFTRVYLKEIGSIL
- a CDS encoding cyanophycinase; its protein translation is MTASENKRQLVIIGGAEDKDGDSQILREFVRRSGGTKAHIVIMTAATELPRDVGENYIRVFERLGAEKVRIIDTETREDASSSTALEAIAKATGIFFTGGDQARITSIIKDTEIDAAIHKRFSEGIVVGGTSAGAAVMPDKMIVEGDSETNPRLEIVEMGPGLGFLPGVVIDQHFSERGRLGRLITALIREPAVLGFGIDENTAMVVTDSQIEIIGQGSVTIVDESESTYNNMDEILRDEALAICGAKLHILPHGYKFDLKTRKPILTNGAAADASVPVGSATISAAV
- a CDS encoding thioredoxin family protein: MTTDSPIKPETTAGERLRNFLVAMVAIALTVALVLGLRTETAAVSLDKLYAASTPLEVAISNGKPSMVEFYANWCTVCQKMAPDIAEFEQQYADKVNFVMLNVDNTKWLPEMLKYRVDGIPHFVFLNKEGESLAQAIGDQPHTIMASNLEALVTGSALPHAQTSGQVSQVSTPVAPIGSQDDPRSHGSQVVN